The following coding sequences lie in one Helicoverpa zea isolate HzStark_Cry1AcR chromosome 2, ilHelZeax1.1, whole genome shotgun sequence genomic window:
- the LOC124643496 gene encoding uncharacterized protein LOC124643496, which produces MRVAAGWCGILLMTVTMLSLALHLQNLEGNPGVLPVKQGHAYFQTDQWTIVKIISLDQIYTDLNYISTNYQALCNLIDWNASYSQEIMTIKMHTDSIRDLTVEKYQQLIPSKRSKRGLINPLGSIIKIVTGNLDHDDALKYDNLISKLNQGQITISKRLTLVSKMFDSFINATGTIEQNTINFHNRLTKIETLIKDLTAQQNSWIFLTYLTGLFNVFMSNFRTIFIRLSEIETALALSRVSILHQSIVNSSELLYHLKLISEYESLIYPPAEANLLKIEEIICVKSFIKSNQITFIMEIPLTDNVTYNYYKIYSLPIFHDTENKTLAIFPKYPYLLAKENRYSPIAIPCRPFSAGARFLCTADNRIPFYELTCVEQLMNFENDLTLCKQHPIEIEQVRVQQVANNNWILYSEEKTTLTERCKDETSRQLVFGTYLMTIEEPCEVEIHGIHINHRIFIESDVVKRVPIIALPQLRTNAQLSSTRALDMKGINLDEVKYMAYSLKHSEVIESVFDKRDSSFSASLVYVTLGLVILSIFVFSVYVVRLKLLKYTCFKKNYRNQSKIDSPDNFPLKVGGAMVTTQPSALD; this is translated from the exons ATGAGAGTAGCAGCTGGCTG GTGCGGCATATTATTGATGACAGTCACGATGCTGTCGCTGGCCCTTCATCTGCAAAATCTTGAAGGTAATCCAGGAGTTTTACCGGTGAAACAAGGTCATGCATATTTCCAAACTGATCAGTGGACTATTGTAAAGATCATCAGCCTAGATCAAATTTATACTGACCTTAACTACATCTCTACCAACTATCAAGCgctttgtaatttaattgattggAATGCATCATACTCACAAGAAATTATGACTATTAAAATGCATACAGATTCCATACGTGATTTAACTGTAGAAAAATACCAACAGCTTATACCATCCAAACGATCTAAACGAGGACTCATTAATCCACTGGGCtctattataaaaattgttacCGGTAATTTGGATCATGATGATGCGTTGAAGTATGATAATCTCATTTCTAAATTGAATCAAGGTCAaatcactatatctaaaaggttAACATTGGTCTCTAAAATGTTTGACAGTTTTATTAATGCCACTGGAACTATTGAACAGAATACAATTAACTTCCATAACAGGttaactaaaattgaaacattaattaaagatttaactGCTCAGCAAAATAGTTGGATTTTTCTGACGTACTTAACTGGGTTGTTCAATGTTTTCATGAGTAACTTTCGTACTATATTTATTAGATTAAGTGAAATCGAAACTGCACTTGCATTAAGCAGAGTCTCTATTTTACATCAATCAATTGTTAATTCTTCAGAACTTTTATATCATCTTAAATTAATATCCGAATATGAAAGCTTAATATATCCTCCCGCCGAAGCGAACTTGTTAAAAATAGAAGAGATTATAtgtgttaaatcatttattaaaagtaatcaaataacgTTTATAATGGAGATACCACTTACCGATAATGTTACTTATAACTATTATAAGATTTACTCCCTACCAATTTTCCATGACACCGAAAATAAGACCCTAGCTATTTTCCCCAAATACCCTTACCTATTGGCGAAAGAAAATAGATACTCACCAATCGCAATACCGTGTAGACCATTCTCTGCCGGTGCTCGCTTCCTCTGCACTGCAGACAACAGGATCCCCTTCTATGAACTTACCTGTGTCGAACAGCTTATGAATTTCGAAAACGACCTTACCCTTTGCAAACAACATCCAATAGAAATCGAACAGGTCAGAGTCCAACAAGTCGCTAACAACAACTGGATCCTGTATAGTGAAGAGAAGACCACACTAACAGAACGATGCAAGGATGAGACCAGTAGACAATTGGtatttggtacttacctgatgaCCATCGAAGAACCCTGTGAGGTGGAGATTCATGGCATACACATTAATCATCGTATCTTCATAGAGTCCGATGTGGTGAAAAGAGTACCAATCATCGCCTTACCTCAGTTACGCACTAACGCACAGCTATCCAGTACACGTGCACTTGATATGAAGGGCATAAATCTAGACGAAGTGAAATATATGGCGTATTCGTTAAAACATAGTGAAGTGATCGAAAGTGTTTTTGATAAAAGGGACAGTAGCTTCAGTGCGTCCTTGGTGTACGTGACCTtaggtttagttattttaagtatttttgtattttccgtTTATGTTGTTCGGCTCAAATTGCTGAAATACACGTGTTTCAAGAAAAATTATCGGAACCAATCTAAAATCGATTCTCCCGATAATTTTCCTCTTAAGGTCGGAGGAGCTATGGTGACCACCCAGCCTTCGGCCCTAGATTAA